A single window of Fervidicoccus fontis Kam940 DNA harbors:
- a CDS encoding triphosphoribosyl-dephospho-CoA synthase — translation MKKIERKTIDDVKFSISLSMMLEPTGWGIGGNVSRMKDHLDKTLQDYIYIGFLSGDILIDNILRFNSDLGEGFLKSMKSIIEKTGTNTSFGTVFLIFFNAASIILKNKRDLNEIGEGAFSYLISIKPSIYFKSLMLTNSSFLHRFSSSLYPSLTDVFTNYEKWDDKKLIDFLRLNIFDPVSQEASTCFTNSIREAEKLIKEEHCSIPTSEEIDKLFRSFCCKYNDYIVYRKYGLERSESCARSCCEGKSPDELCSMGSLSDLVALTLFFYFYKCKSNNIMRKSNFPQF, via the coding sequence ATGAAAAAAATTGAAAGAAAAACGATCGATGATGTGAAATTTTCTATCTCTTTATCTATGATGCTTGAGCCAACTGGATGGGGAATAGGAGGAAATGTATCTAGGATGAAAGATCATCTTGATAAGACGCTACAGGATTACATATATATAGGATTTCTATCAGGTGATATTTTAATAGACAATATATTGAGATTTAATTCTGATTTAGGAGAGGGTTTTCTAAAATCAATGAAAAGCATAATAGAAAAGACGGGAACCAATACAAGTTTTGGAACGGTGTTTTTAATCTTTTTTAATGCTGCGTCAATAATCTTAAAAAACAAAAGAGACTTAAATGAAATTGGGGAAGGTGCTTTTTCATATCTTATTTCAATCAAGCCGAGTATTTACTTCAAATCTTTGATGCTTACTAACTCGAGTTTTCTGCATAGATTCTCATCCTCTCTTTATCCATCACTCACAGATGTTTTCACCAATTATGAAAAGTGGGATGATAAAAAACTCATAGACTTTCTTAGACTGAACATATTTGATCCTGTTAGCCAAGAAGCATCAACATGCTTTACAAACTCCATAAGAGAAGCTGAAAAGCTTATAAAAGAAGAGCACTGTTCTATCCCTACATCGGAAGAAATTGATAAGCTTTTTCGCAGTTTTTGTTGTAAATATAACGATTATATAGTCTATAGGAAGTACGGATTAGAACGCTCGGAAAGTTGTGCAAGAAGTTGTTGCGAAGGAAAAAGTCCTGATGAACTATGCTCTATGGGATCTTTATCGGATCTCGTCGCCTTAACATTATTTTTTTATTTTTATAAATGCAAATCAAATAATATAATGAGAAAATCTAACTTTCCCCAATTCTGA
- a CDS encoding D-aminoacyl-tRNA deacylase, translating into MRALVTFSYQDPAGVGMAEELKKISGSEIEIKGFDVNDVEFSFLEDFKEYNAFIVLSMHMSEAGIPCLTVHHTGNLTSKALLGGRPREISVSFPRLSGFLIKKIHSLVSYYGLAEKMKVSYEATHHGPTNITRPLVYVEIGSSEKEWKDKELQKLMAEAVYDAYMLLKEDRLPDCEKAIGFGGGHYSERHTKISIENNVCFGHLVPKYAIKEGIDSFVLDQIYDKNYEGINSVYAEKKIGTREFREEIEKKAKERNVKFVYF; encoded by the coding sequence ATGAGAGCCCTCGTAACATTCAGTTACCAAGATCCTGCAGGAGTTGGAATGGCTGAAGAATTGAAAAAAATAAGCGGCAGTGAAATTGAAATAAAAGGATTTGATGTAAATGACGTTGAGTTTTCCTTTTTAGAAGATTTTAAAGAATATAATGCTTTCATCGTTCTTTCTATGCACATGAGTGAGGCAGGGATCCCCTGTTTAACTGTTCATCATACGGGAAATCTCACTTCTAAAGCACTGCTTGGTGGAAGGCCTCGAGAAATAAGCGTTTCTTTTCCAAGGCTGTCTGGATTTCTTATAAAGAAAATACATTCTCTCGTAAGCTATTACGGGCTAGCTGAAAAGATGAAAGTATCTTATGAAGCTACTCACCATGGACCAACAAATATAACTCGTCCATTGGTTTATGTTGAAATAGGAAGCTCAGAAAAAGAGTGGAAGGATAAAGAACTGCAGAAATTAATGGCTGAGGCAGTATATGATGCTTATATGCTTTTAAAAGAAGACAGGTTGCCTGATTGCGAAAAAGCTATAGGATTTGGAGGAGGTCATTACAGCGAACGGCATACAAAAATTAGTATAGAAAATAATGTATGCTTTGGGCATCTTGTTCCTAAGTATGCCATTAAAGAAGGAATTGATTCTTTTGTACTAGATCAGATTTATGATAAGAATTATGAAGGAATAAATTCTGTATATGCAGAAAAGAAAATAGGTACAAGAGAATTTAGAGAAGAAATTGAAAAAAAGGCAAAAGAAAGAAATGTAAAATTTGTGTACTTTTAA
- a CDS encoding carboxypeptidase M32, producing MGEVFENSVIKEIINRYKFIWSIDYAMGLLEWDMETYMPKEGIIERSIANRHLSVLEHRLLLDPELVSLVEKAKSIETLNDYEKGVVRVLDREITKAKKIPESLIAELREVTIRAHEAWVTSREKNDFSIFKPYLEKIVELEKRMADYLGYVEHPYDALIDYYEEGWTTKDVERMYDSIIPELKSILEKVMSDSRYPKCHYLESYKYDITKAVEINNRLLDILGFPRTRARIDVSEHPFTINFGIRDARITTRYEGYDIKRTIYSAVHEFGHATYELQIDESLSGTPLARGVSMGIHESQSRFWENVVGRNFAFTKIVGSLIREYFPELKNFSDEDIYYYINTVKPSLIRVDADELTYNFHVALRFRIEKMLIGNEIKVSDVPDIWNNTMEEYLGIRPKDYKSGVLQDIHWSQGSIGYFPTYSLGTIISAQVGYAIEKDLGKKLGDIIDSRNFAEIKEWLKRKIHRFGATYAPKELIRRNLNEDVNPEYYISYLKNKYL from the coding sequence ATGGGAGAAGTTTTTGAAAACAGCGTAATAAAAGAAATTATTAATAGATATAAATTTATTTGGAGCATTGACTATGCAATGGGTCTTTTGGAATGGGACATGGAAACTTATATGCCAAAAGAGGGCATTATAGAAAGAAGTATTGCGAATAGACATCTCTCCGTCTTAGAGCATAGGCTTCTTCTAGATCCAGAGCTTGTATCATTAGTAGAAAAGGCAAAAAGCATCGAAACGCTAAACGATTATGAAAAAGGCGTAGTAAGAGTTCTCGACAGAGAAATTACAAAAGCCAAAAAGATACCAGAGTCTCTAATTGCGGAATTAAGAGAGGTAACTATAAGAGCACATGAAGCATGGGTTACTTCTAGAGAAAAGAATGATTTTAGTATATTTAAACCATATCTAGAGAAGATTGTTGAGCTTGAGAAAAGGATGGCAGATTATCTGGGATATGTTGAGCATCCATACGATGCCTTAATAGACTACTATGAAGAAGGCTGGACTACAAAAGATGTAGAAAGAATGTATGATTCCATTATTCCTGAACTGAAATCTATTCTAGAAAAAGTAATGAGCGATAGCAGATATCCAAAATGTCATTATCTAGAAAGCTACAAATATGATATTACAAAAGCTGTAGAAATCAATAACAGGTTACTCGATATACTAGGATTTCCAAGAACTAGAGCTAGAATTGATGTTTCTGAACATCCATTTACTATAAACTTTGGAATAAGAGATGCCAGAATAACTACTCGTTATGAAGGCTACGATATTAAGAGGACCATATATTCTGCAGTACATGAATTCGGACATGCAACTTATGAATTACAGATCGATGAATCTCTTTCCGGAACTCCACTTGCCAGAGGAGTAAGCATGGGAATTCATGAAAGTCAATCTAGATTTTGGGAAAATGTTGTAGGAAGAAATTTTGCATTCACAAAAATTGTTGGAAGTCTGATTAGAGAATACTTCCCAGAACTGAAAAACTTTAGCGATGAAGATATTTATTATTACATAAATACTGTTAAACCTAGCTTAATTAGAGTAGATGCTGACGAACTTACTTACAACTTCCACGTAGCTTTAAGATTTAGGATAGAAAAAATGCTAATAGGAAATGAGATAAAAGTTTCTGATGTTCCAGACATATGGAATAATACTATGGAAGAGTACCTTGGAATTAGACCTAAGGATTACAAAAGCGGTGTACTTCAGGATATACATTGGAGTCAGGGAAGCATAGGATATTTCCCGACGTACAGTTTAGGTACTATAATATCTGCTCAGGTCGGATACGCGATTGAGAAAGATCTAGGCAAAAAGCTTGGAGATATAATTGACAGCAGAAATTTTGCAGAAATTAAAGAATGGCTTAAAAGAAAAATCCATAGATTTGGCGCAACATATGCTCCTAAAGAGCTGATAAGACGCAATCTAAATGAAGATGTAAATCCTGAATACTATATAAGCTATCTCAAAAATAAATATCTTTAA
- the glmS gene encoding glutamine--fructose-6-phosphate transaminase (isomerizing), with translation MFILCGIIGVAIDVNNNCSEFKAAEIITKGLKSLEYRGYDSVGIALIDKNTRKIIVKKGKGKLDDVSKEYSFLLTPGCIGIGHTRWATHGAPTNINAHPHTDCKGDIALVHNGIIKNFLSLKKMLLNSGHTFKSDTDTEVVAHLIEELASTSSNFYEGFKKSISMLEGSFALAVVTTYEPEKIFFAKKESPLIIGLSKSSNFLASDIPAMLEYTNEFVPLNDGDIGWLSPREVFIENLKAGIVEIRKRKILVDWKPEMAKKGGYPHYMIKEIYEQPLALKSTFEGLISDETIIEAADLISKKDKIFIAAAGTSYHAGLVTKYFIEKITGRAVYTFISSEYKNIEYLVDNDTAIIVISQSGETIDTIKAMRSSKNRGGVIFAITNVIGSTIGREANYVVPMRAGPEIGVAATKTFLTQVLVGSMLAVNLGKSIGKINETEYNQMINTLSYSPNIVGSSISMTEGIMKKLPERFSSKNSIYFLGRGLGVPLAYEAALKMKEITYIHAEAYPAGESKHGPIALIEKDFPVFFVVTKDTYEEIASNIAEMNARDAYTIALASEEKLENLQPRLTITVPKVDLLLEPYSLIPPIQLLSYYTAVVRGLDPDKPRNLAKTVTVE, from the coding sequence GTGTTCATATTGTGCGGAATAATTGGAGTAGCGATTGATGTTAATAATAACTGCTCAGAGTTTAAGGCCGCTGAAATAATTACAAAAGGACTTAAGTCCCTCGAATATAGAGGTTACGATAGCGTTGGAATTGCACTAATAGATAAAAATACTAGAAAAATTATAGTAAAAAAAGGTAAAGGAAAGCTAGATGATGTTTCTAAAGAATACTCATTTTTGCTTACTCCTGGATGCATAGGTATAGGTCATACAAGATGGGCTACACATGGAGCTCCTACAAATATAAATGCCCATCCCCACACTGATTGCAAGGGTGACATAGCGTTAGTCCACAACGGAATAATAAAGAATTTTCTAAGCCTAAAAAAGATGCTATTAAACTCAGGTCATACTTTCAAAAGCGATACAGATACTGAAGTTGTAGCACATCTTATAGAAGAATTAGCAAGTACATCTAGCAATTTTTACGAAGGATTCAAAAAATCAATTTCTATGCTTGAGGGTAGCTTTGCATTGGCGGTCGTCACTACTTATGAACCAGAAAAAATATTCTTTGCTAAAAAAGAGAGTCCGCTTATAATAGGCCTTTCAAAATCTTCTAATTTTTTAGCAAGCGATATACCTGCAATGCTGGAATACACAAATGAATTCGTGCCATTAAATGATGGTGATATTGGTTGGTTATCCCCCAGAGAAGTATTTATTGAAAACTTGAAGGCTGGCATCGTCGAAATAAGGAAAAGAAAAATCCTTGTTGATTGGAAGCCCGAAATGGCGAAAAAAGGAGGCTATCCTCATTATATGATAAAGGAAATATATGAGCAACCCTTGGCGCTAAAAAGCACATTTGAAGGACTTATTAGCGATGAAACGATAATTGAAGCAGCAGATCTTATTTCCAAAAAAGATAAGATATTTATAGCCGCGGCAGGGACGAGTTATCATGCTGGTCTTGTTACTAAATATTTTATTGAAAAAATAACAGGAAGAGCAGTCTATACGTTTATATCCTCCGAATATAAAAATATTGAATACTTAGTAGATAACGACACTGCAATTATAGTCATAAGTCAAAGTGGTGAAACTATAGATACAATTAAGGCAATGAGATCTTCAAAAAATAGAGGCGGAGTGATTTTTGCGATCACAAACGTCATAGGAAGCACGATAGGAAGAGAAGCTAATTACGTAGTACCTATGCGAGCTGGGCCAGAGATCGGAGTGGCAGCTACCAAGACTTTTCTCACACAGGTTTTAGTTGGAAGTATGCTAGCAGTAAACCTTGGAAAATCGATTGGAAAGATAAATGAAACAGAATATAATCAAATGATAAATACACTTAGCTATTCACCCAATATTGTAGGGAGCTCAATTAGTATGACTGAAGGTATAATGAAAAAGTTGCCAGAGAGGTTTTCAAGTAAAAATAGCATTTACTTTTTAGGTAGGGGTTTAGGCGTTCCTTTAGCTTATGAAGCTGCTCTTAAAATGAAAGAAATAACCTACATACATGCTGAAGCTTATCCTGCCGGCGAGTCTAAACATGGTCCAATAGCATTAATCGAGAAGGACTTTCCTGTTTTCTTTGTAGTTACTAAAGATACATATGAAGAAATAGCTAGCAACATTGCAGAAATGAATGCTAGAGATGCTTACACTATTGCTTTAGCATCAGAGGAAAAGCTTGAAAATTTGCAACCAAGATTGACAATTACTGTTCCAAAAGTTGATTTGCTTCTAGAACCGTATTCTCTTATTCCTCCGATCCAGCTTCTTTCTTACTATACTGCAGTTGTGAGGGGTTTAGACCCTGACAAACCTAGGAATTTAGCAAAAACTGTAACAGTGGAGTGA
- a CDS encoding DapH/DapD/GlmU-related protein → MVSLIYLSHNEIESVYPITESGEPLPNLKLLGKPIGVRVIESFENEGINDMSVYYSNISSEVYELIGKRVKLEETGKLDFLNSLKNAVENSNSQEIILVLGSFLLNEGFIRELLYKWNEKGSSMLIALVPGSQKLEDLVWKIGVDVEFVEGNVKKAYLIKNNASSFYIFSGIIVSEKEFLLRKIDLSIKDYNQALLKLINETNPPFYIYTGEYVSFASPWSILNAMKMLLQKISGQFISKEAKVSPTAVLEGPVLIEDGAVIDHYTVIKGPVYIGKRSFIGAHSLVRNYVSLEESSVLGSGVEVKRSYIGPRVTIGSNCLVTDSILGENATFKPFVVTLNYDPHEAKRLGEFYIKRGVILGKGSLINGGSVLKPGTIIESRKIYP, encoded by the coding sequence ATGGTCTCTTTAATATATTTGTCACATAATGAGATAGAGTCTGTTTATCCAATAACTGAAAGCGGAGAACCTCTTCCTAATTTAAAATTATTGGGAAAACCGATTGGAGTTAGAGTGATAGAGTCATTTGAAAATGAAGGAATAAATGACATGTCTGTCTATTATTCAAATATATCTAGTGAAGTATATGAACTCATAGGAAAGAGGGTGAAATTGGAAGAAACAGGCAAACTGGATTTCTTGAATTCATTAAAAAATGCAGTCGAGAATTCAAATTCTCAGGAGATAATACTAGTTTTAGGTAGCTTTTTATTAAATGAAGGCTTTATAAGAGAGTTACTTTATAAATGGAACGAAAAAGGAAGCTCTATGCTGATTGCACTTGTACCTGGAAGTCAGAAGTTAGAAGATCTTGTATGGAAGATCGGCGTAGATGTTGAGTTTGTCGAGGGTAATGTGAAGAAGGCATATCTTATCAAAAATAACGCATCCTCCTTCTACATATTCTCAGGAATAATTGTTTCAGAAAAAGAGTTCTTACTTAGAAAAATAGATTTAAGCATTAAAGATTATAATCAGGCATTATTAAAGCTTATAAATGAAACTAATCCGCCCTTCTATATTTACACAGGGGAATACGTCTCATTCGCAAGCCCCTGGTCTATTCTCAATGCCATGAAAATGCTCCTTCAAAAAATTTCTGGTCAGTTTATCAGTAAAGAAGCAAAAGTTAGCCCAACTGCTGTATTAGAAGGTCCTGTATTAATTGAAGATGGTGCCGTAATAGATCATTATACAGTTATCAAAGGACCTGTATACATAGGTAAGAGGTCATTTATCGGTGCGCATAGCTTAGTTAGAAACTATGTTTCATTGGAAGAAAGCTCTGTACTGGGTTCAGGAGTAGAGGTTAAAAGAAGCTATATAGGCCCTAGAGTAACTATAGGATCAAACTGTCTAGTTACTGACAGTATATTAGGGGAAAATGCGACATTCAAGCCATTTGTAGTTACTTTGAATTATGACCCACATGAAGCAAAAAGGCTTGGGGAATTCTATATTAAAAGAGGTGTAATTTTAGGAAAAGGGTCTTTAATCAATGGTGGCAGTGTACTTAAACCAGGAACTATCATAGAGTCAAGAAAAATATACCCTTAA
- the panB gene encoding 3-methyl-2-oxobutanoate hydroxymethyltransferase, which translates to MRKFIKKKELKEKIVMITAYDTPFARIADKAGVDSILVGDSLAMVVLGMENTINVSLRTMIDHVKAVARAKPRALIVGDMPFMSYEVSSKQALKNASLMIKGGAEAVKLEGGEEIIEQVKSLVRAGIPVMGHIGLTPQRFLRLGGYRMIGKKPFEEEQLLRDAEALQEAGVFSIVVEYTLSEVARKITEKLSIPTICIGSGPYCDGQVLVLHDLLGLTEKPPSFAKKYADLSKIAEEAISKYASEVRNGIFPGKEHYT; encoded by the coding sequence ATGAGAAAGTTCATAAAGAAGAAAGAGCTTAAGGAAAAAATCGTTATGATAACAGCGTATGACACACCATTTGCTAGAATTGCTGACAAAGCGGGTGTGGACTCTATTTTAGTCGGAGATTCATTAGCTATGGTAGTTTTAGGGATGGAAAATACCATTAACGTCTCTCTAAGAACAATGATAGATCACGTAAAAGCGGTAGCTAGAGCGAAGCCAAGAGCACTTATTGTGGGAGACATGCCATTTATGAGCTACGAAGTGAGCTCAAAACAAGCTCTTAAAAATGCATCCCTAATGATAAAAGGAGGAGCAGAGGCAGTTAAGCTTGAAGGAGGAGAAGAAATAATTGAACAGGTAAAAAGTCTTGTAAGAGCGGGGATCCCTGTCATGGGACATATTGGTTTGACACCGCAAAGATTTCTGAGGCTCGGAGGTTATAGGATGATCGGGAAAAAGCCGTTTGAAGAAGAACAACTACTAAGAGACGCCGAAGCACTTCAGGAAGCCGGTGTTTTTTCAATAGTAGTAGAATACACACTATCTGAAGTTGCAAGAAAAATTACAGAAAAGCTCTCAATACCGACAATTTGTATAGGTTCTGGTCCATATTGCGATGGACAAGTTTTAGTTCTTCACGACTTATTAGGTCTAACCGAAAAACCGCCTTCTTTTGCAAAAAAGTACGCAGATTTATCAAAAATCGCAGAAGAAGCAATAAGTAAATATGCAAGTGAAGTTAGAAATGGCATTTTTCCGGGAAAAGAACATTATACTTAA
- a CDS encoding ketopantoate reductase family protein, producing the protein MHEHEYCIIGAGNIGILLSYFLRNEDVAIIKKNNSEITYVRLLNGEKSWEQRFVSFEIENNFFCRKALIATKAYNVEEVVSKIKGKAENVFSFQNGLGIIEILVNNFGVKNSFGSSITYGVSSCGKYCTEIKGLGEIIVGQLGKKYDENVLSEFSYAIKKGGGNIEVVDDIMPYLWLKAIINSAINPITTLLGSKNKAVIENDFAQSLALKTIKEGEKVASALGIKLPSDPEKMLFEIATKTGENYSSMLQDIKNKKRTEIDYINGYIALQGEKLSLNVETNKTLYLMVKALEKELFIT; encoded by the coding sequence TTGCATGAACACGAATATTGCATAATTGGTGCAGGAAATATAGGTATTCTTCTGTCATATTTTCTGAGAAATGAGGATGTAGCAATTATTAAGAAAAATAATTCAGAAATAACTTATGTTAGATTATTAAATGGTGAAAAAAGCTGGGAGCAAAGGTTTGTTTCGTTTGAAATAGAAAACAATTTTTTTTGCAGAAAAGCTTTAATAGCAACAAAAGCTTACAATGTAGAAGAAGTTGTAAGTAAAATAAAAGGAAAAGCGGAAAATGTTTTTTCGTTCCAAAATGGGTTGGGCATAATAGAAATTCTTGTTAATAATTTTGGTGTGAAAAATTCGTTTGGTTCCTCAATAACGTATGGAGTCTCGTCTTGTGGCAAATACTGTACCGAGATTAAAGGTCTGGGTGAAATAATTGTAGGCCAGCTAGGTAAAAAATATGATGAAAATGTTCTATCTGAGTTTTCATATGCTATAAAAAAAGGTGGTGGAAACATAGAAGTTGTTGATGACATTATGCCTTATTTGTGGCTAAAAGCAATAATTAACTCTGCGATAAATCCAATAACTACACTGCTTGGTAGTAAAAACAAAGCTGTTATAGAAAATGATTTTGCTCAGAGTCTGGCTTTAAAAACAATAAAAGAAGGTGAAAAGGTTGCAAGTGCTTTAGGCATTAAGCTTCCTTCAGATCCTGAAAAAATGCTATTTGAAATTGCAACAAAAACAGGAGAAAATTATAGCAGTATGCTACAAGACATAAAAAACAAAAAAAGAACAGAAATAGATTATATAAACGGCTATATAGCTCTCCAAGGAGAAAAACTTTCGTTGAACGTGGAAACAAACAAAACTCTCTATCTAATGGTAAAAGCTCTAGAAAAAGAGCTCTTTATTACTTAA
- a CDS encoding polysaccharide deacetylase family protein, translated as MLRKAIIIAVLIVAILTIVYFSFERAEAESQSSYITFKGVPKLYGNYDTAVIIRLDDFVADPYYISHGFPVIPGKSTKAYQEYELDLINYLINNHPEARLVFGIVTSDNSGENNTYIWNLYREVVEEYGWEAASHTRYHQPPPRNITDILGSLKDIEGNISGYTVHTYIPPYGKVTKNELSILRENGIKIVMSDKPFEITLPKNWYDVHISLKMSDRLPWIDILRLELSLAKYTKNGCIIIYTHPTSFDWKDPEQMIKAFNEMLNIVEKGNNWITTPYELYRYSEEQSSVSIKAINSTSFYVYFDRKLNFSSQDILPVTLVFQVSGKVTDVTANGIQLQKLNSFGYVPKEGYLIRGNLLYINIVPPKSINIVIDK; from the coding sequence ATGCTTCGAAAAGCTATTATTATAGCTGTGTTGATTGTTGCTATTTTGACTATCGTATATTTTTCATTTGAGAGAGCTGAAGCTGAATCTCAGAGCTCATACATAACATTTAAAGGAGTGCCAAAACTTTACGGCAACTATGACACTGCGGTGATTATAAGATTAGATGACTTTGTTGCAGATCCTTATTATATTTCTCATGGATTTCCCGTCATTCCTGGAAAATCAACAAAAGCTTACCAGGAGTACGAACTAGATCTTATAAATTATTTAATAAATAATCATCCCGAAGCAAGACTGGTTTTTGGTATAGTAACTTCGGATAATTCGGGAGAAAACAATACATATATATGGAATTTGTACAGAGAGGTAGTTGAAGAGTATGGATGGGAAGCAGCATCGCATACCAGGTATCATCAACCGCCACCTAGAAATATAACTGACATATTAGGTAGTTTGAAAGATATAGAGGGTAATATAAGCGGATATACTGTACATACATACATTCCTCCTTACGGCAAAGTAACTAAAAATGAACTGTCTATATTGAGAGAGAATGGCATAAAAATCGTGATGAGTGATAAACCATTTGAAATTACTTTGCCTAAAAATTGGTACGATGTTCATATAAGCCTAAAAATGAGTGACAGATTGCCTTGGATTGATATACTTAGGCTAGAGCTGAGTCTCGCAAAATATACAAAGAACGGTTGCATTATTATTTATACACATCCTACTTCGTTTGACTGGAAAGACCCCGAACAAATGATAAAAGCTTTTAATGAAATGCTAAATATAGTTGAAAAAGGTAATAATTGGATAACGACTCCATACGAACTTTATAGATATAGCGAAGAGCAGAGCTCAGTTTCTATAAAGGCCATAAACTCTACCTCTTTCTACGTGTACTTTGATAGAAAATTGAACTTTTCTAGCCAAGATATCTTGCCCGTTACTTTAGTTTTCCAAGTTTCAGGAAAAGTTACTGATGTTACTGCAAATGGAATACAGCTGCAAAAGTTAAATAGCTTTGGATACGTTCCGAAAGAAGGGTATTTGATTCGTGGTAATTTACTTTACATTAATATTGTACCGCCTAAATCAATTAATATCGTGATCGATAAGTAA
- a CDS encoding glycosyltransferase yields the protein MYLDPSLITNYVDIQDLIQINMIILLIKYTFYTIWIVPAYRLAMTFKSWRKNFSFYSVQELAEEIKTIEGKISVLIPARNSENYIISSILSAFNQSVPPKSIYILNDNSTDNTIKKVMNFISQKNGKLKRVIYKDKYIFISYDVKRSDGIKVEINVVDFKEHMGKPSMINEVLPSLNDKVDYVLILDSDTIIERRYIEKMLVFLNRDSKLAGVNGTILLWKPEKEGRFSWFFAKAFRNLASLYYLLTLRFSETVFNSVNSLNGSCSIYKLKPLLEIGGIPTDTYVEDSSTSWHLQLLGYSVAYIPTAYSFTVDPSSPKRFFSKVLRITVGIQKLFLTRLPKLIKKKKYNLLLTSIYTSFGSLPFILMIANTINSIILASLGIYSSSILEKMYEIFQFTPISIILLAFLKYPIIYLILSYVTGVLEVVAAYYFLRIIYKDEKIIRNALDRSKSGLILVPLILWVQSFIALIAFPITVFQILAKKKLSKW from the coding sequence ATGTATTTAGACCCATCATTAATCACAAATTACGTCGATATTCAGGATTTGATACAAATAAATATGATTATCTTACTGATTAAGTACACTTTTTATACTATATGGATTGTTCCTGCTTACAGGCTCGCTATGACTTTCAAGTCATGGAGGAAGAATTTTTCATTTTATAGCGTACAAGAATTAGCGGAAGAAATAAAAACAATTGAGGGAAAAATTTCTGTTTTGATACCCGCAAGAAATTCGGAAAATTACATAATATCATCAATACTCTCAGCTTTTAATCAATCTGTACCTCCAAAGAGCATTTATATTCTAAATGACAATTCCACAGATAATACGATTAAAAAAGTTATGAATTTTATATCTCAAAAAAATGGAAAGCTCAAACGTGTAATCTACAAAGACAAATATATTTTTATATCATATGATGTAAAAAGAAGCGATGGAATTAAAGTTGAAATTAACGTAGTTGACTTTAAAGAACATATGGGAAAGCCTTCGATGATAAATGAAGTATTGCCTTCCCTCAATGATAAAGTGGACTATGTATTAATTCTCGATTCTGACACTATAATTGAAAGAAGGTATATAGAAAAAATGCTAGTTTTTCTGAATAGGGATAGTAAACTAGCAGGAGTCAATGGTACAATACTTCTTTGGAAGCCTGAAAAAGAAGGAAGGTTTTCCTGGTTCTTCGCTAAAGCCTTTAGAAATTTAGCATCGTTGTACTATCTTTTAACCCTGCGATTTTCCGAGACTGTATTTAATAGCGTAAATAGCTTAAATGGTAGTTGTTCTATTTACAAATTAAAACCCCTTTTAGAAATCGGCGGAATTCCTACAGATACATATGTAGAGGATTCTTCTACTAGCTGGCATCTCCAACTTTTAGGATATTCCGTAGCTTATATCCCTACAGCTTATTCTTTTACAGTCGATCCATCATCACCGAAAAGATTCTTTTCAAAAGTTCTCAGAATTACTGTGGGTATACAAAAACTTTTCCTTACAAGGCTTCCAAAGCTTATTAAAAAGAAAAAATACAACTTACTTTTGACCTCTATTTATACTAGCTTTGGAAGCCTTCCCTTTATTTTAATGATAGCTAATACTATTAACTCAATTATATTAGCTAGCTTAGGAATATATAGTTCAAGCATATTAGAAAAAATGTATGAAATATTTCAGTTTACACCAATTTCTATTATATTGCTAGCTTTTCTAAAATATCCGATAATCTATTTAATACTAAGTTATGTTACTGGGGTTTTAGAAGTAGTTGCCGCTTATTACTTTCTAAGGATCATTTATAAGGACGAAAAAATTATTAGAAACGCTCTTGACAGATCAAAAAGCGGTCTGATACTTGTGCCTCTTATATTATGGGTTCAATCATTTATAGCTCTTATAGCCTTTCCTATAACAGTATTTCAGATATTAGCAAAAAAGAAATTAAGCAAGTGGTAA